One genomic region from Gemmobacter aquarius encodes:
- a CDS encoding DUF805 domain-containing protein — translation MNFQHAVRSVLFNYVTFSGRARRAEYWFWALFCVLANLALGILDGAIFGRNMMQHMDGSGPLSAVFTLLTLLPSIAVGVRRLHDIDRTGWWLLIVFLPLIGWILLLVWACTRGTIGPNRFGPDPVTEPQTA, via the coding sequence ATGAACTTTCAACACGCTGTCAGGTCCGTCCTCTTCAATTACGTCACCTTCTCCGGTCGCGCCCGCCGCGCCGAATACTGGTTTTGGGCGCTGTTCTGCGTGCTGGCAAACCTCGCCCTCGGCATCCTTGACGGCGCGATCTTCGGGCGGAACATGATGCAGCATATGGACGGAAGCGGCCCGCTTTCTGCTGTCTTCACGCTGCTTACCCTGCTTCCAAGCATCGCGGTCGGCGTGCGCCGCTTGCATGACATCGACCGCACCGGCTGGTGGCTGCTGATCGTTTTCCTGCCCCTGATCGGCTGGATCCTGCTTCTGGTCTGGGCCTGCACCCGCGGCACGATTGGCCCCAACCGCTTCGGCCCCGATCCGGTGACCGAACCGCAAACCGCTTGA
- the plsY gene encoding glycerol-3-phosphate 1-O-acyltransferase PlsY yields MPDFTSATLALALTAALAYLLGSIPFGLVITRLLGLGDLRQIGSGNIGATNVLRTGNKPAALATLLLDAAKGGIAVLVARALVGEDAAQIAALFSFLGHLFPVWLGFKGGKGVATCLGTLLALAWPAGLAVCATWAATAAISRISSLSALVAAALAPVWLILFDQGEMVILGTLLAALVWLRHAANLRRLRDGTEPKIGAKKG; encoded by the coding sequence ATGCCCGATTTCACCAGTGCGACCCTGGCCTTGGCCCTGACCGCGGCGCTTGCCTACCTGCTCGGCTCCATCCCCTTCGGCCTTGTGATCACGCGCCTTCTGGGCCTTGGCGACCTGCGCCAGATCGGATCGGGCAATATCGGCGCAACCAACGTCCTGCGCACCGGAAACAAGCCCGCAGCCCTCGCCACGCTTCTCCTTGATGCGGCCAAGGGAGGTATCGCCGTGCTCGTCGCCCGCGCGCTGGTGGGCGAAGACGCCGCTCAGATCGCAGCTCTTTTCTCGTTCCTCGGCCACCTTTTCCCCGTCTGGCTCGGGTTCAAGGGCGGCAAGGGCGTTGCAACCTGTCTCGGCACGCTGCTCGCGCTCGCATGGCCCGCTGGCCTTGCCGTATGCGCCACCTGGGCCGCCACCGCCGCCATATCGCGCATCTCCTCGCTCTCGGCCCTCGTCGCCGCCGCTCTCGCCCCCGTCTGGCTGATCCTGTTCGACCAGGGCGAAATGGTCATCCTCGGCACGCTGCTCGCCGCCCTCGTCTGGTTGCGCCACGCGGCCAACCTGCGCCGCTTGCGCGACGGGACCGAACCGAAGATCGGCGCGAAAAAGGGCTGA
- the pyrC gene encoding dihydroorotase has product MTTLHLTNAQLIDPEAGTVTTGSVTLSKGLIAAINGPRPKTATEIDCGGHYLAPGIVDIGVKIGEPGERHRESFRSAGLAAAAGGVTTIIARPDTTPAIDTPETLEFVTRRAAEASPVRIRHMAALTKGREGREMTEIGFLLDAGAVAFTDAFHVSTDTKALSRALTYARSLGALVIGHPQEPGLSKGAATTSGKFASLRGLPAVSPIAERMGLDRDLALVEMTGARYHADQITTRHALPALERSKAAGLDVTAGTSIHHLTLNEIDVGDYRTFFKFTPPLRSEEDRLAMVEAVGSGLIDTISSMHTPADEESKRLPFEEAASGAVALETFLPAAMRLFHAGHIDLPHLFRAMALNPARRLNLPQGRMQAGAPADLILFDPHAPFVMDRFTLRSKSKNTPFDGQRMEGKVLATFVAGAQVFKA; this is encoded by the coding sequence ATGACCACGCTTCACCTGACCAACGCGCAGCTGATCGACCCCGAAGCGGGCACCGTCACCACAGGCTCGGTCACCCTGTCCAAAGGCCTGATCGCCGCGATCAACGGCCCGCGCCCGAAAACCGCCACCGAAATCGACTGCGGCGGCCATTACCTTGCGCCCGGCATCGTCGACATCGGCGTCAAGATCGGCGAACCGGGCGAACGTCACCGCGAATCCTTCCGCTCGGCGGGCCTTGCCGCCGCCGCAGGGGGCGTCACCACAATCATCGCCCGCCCCGACACCACCCCCGCCATCGACACCCCCGAAACGCTGGAATTCGTCACCCGCCGTGCAGCCGAGGCGTCACCCGTCCGCATCCGCCACATGGCAGCCCTGACCAAGGGCCGCGAAGGGCGCGAGATGACCGAGATCGGCTTTCTGCTCGACGCGGGCGCCGTGGCCTTCACCGATGCCTTCCACGTCTCGACCGACACCAAGGCACTGTCGCGCGCCCTGACCTATGCCCGCAGCCTTGGGGCCTTGGTCATCGGCCACCCGCAGGAACCGGGCCTGTCCAAGGGCGCCGCCACCACCTCGGGCAAATTCGCCAGCTTGCGCGGCCTGCCCGCCGTATCGCCCATCGCCGAACGCATGGGGCTGGACCGCGACCTTGCGCTGGTGGAAATGACAGGCGCGCGCTACCACGCCGACCAGATCACCACGCGCCACGCGCTACCCGCGCTGGAACGCTCCAAGGCGGCAGGCCTCGATGTCACCGCAGGTACCTCGATCCACCATCTGACGCTGAATGAAATCGACGTGGGCGACTATCGCACCTTCTTCAAGTTCACCCCCCCGCTCAGGTCGGAAGAAGACCGCCTCGCCATGGTCGAAGCCGTAGGCTCGGGCCTGATCGACACCATCAGCTCGATGCACACCCCGGCGGATGAAGAATCCAAGCGCCTGCCCTTCGAAGAAGCCGCTTCCGGCGCCGTGGCGCTCGAAACCTTCCTCCCTGCCGCCATGCGCCTGTTTCACGCAGGTCACATCGACCTGCCCCACCTTTTCCGCGCCATGGCACTGAACCCCGCCCGCCGCCTGAACCTGCCCCAAGGCCGGATGCAGGCAGGCGCCCCCGCCGACCTGATCCTGTTCGACCCCCACGCCCCCTTTGTAATGGACCGCTTCACCCTGCGCTCCAAATCGAAGAACACCCCGTTTGACGGCCAGCGGATGGAGGGTAAGGTGCTCGCGACCTTCGTCGCCGGTGCCCAAGTATTCAAGGCCTGA
- a CDS encoding aspartate carbamoyltransferase catalytic subunit, with translation MTFRARHLLGIEQLSPLEITTILDLADRYVDLNRRTVKQSDVLSGMTQINMFFENSTRTQASFELAGKRLGADVMNMSVAASSVKKGETLIDTAMTLNAMHPDLLVVRHGASGAVNLLASKVNCAVLNAGDGRHEHPTQALLDALTIRRAKGRIQRLTVAICGDIAHSRVARSNLILLGKMENRIRLIAPPTLMPAGVQDFGCELFDDMKKGLEGADVVMMLRLQKERMDGGFIPSEREYYHRYGLDAEKLGFAKPDAIVMHPGPMNRGVEIDGELADDINRSVIQEQVEMGVAVRMACMDLLARNLRAERGRALAGAMP, from the coding sequence ATGACCTTCCGCGCCCGTCACCTTCTCGGCATCGAACAGCTGTCCCCGCTCGAAATCACCACCATCCTCGACCTTGCCGACCGCTACGTCGACCTCAACCGCCGTACGGTGAAACAGTCCGACGTTCTGTCGGGCATGACGCAGATCAACATGTTCTTCGAGAATTCGACCCGCACCCAAGCCAGCTTCGAACTGGCCGGAAAACGCCTCGGCGCGGATGTGATGAACATGTCGGTCGCCGCCTCGTCGGTGAAAAAGGGCGAAACCCTGATCGACACCGCCATGACGCTGAACGCCATGCACCCCGACCTTCTGGTGGTGCGCCACGGCGCGTCCGGCGCGGTCAACCTGCTGGCGTCGAAAGTGAACTGCGCCGTCCTGAACGCAGGCGACGGCCGCCACGAACACCCTACGCAAGCCCTGCTCGACGCGCTGACCATCCGCCGCGCCAAGGGCCGCATCCAGCGCCTGACCGTGGCGATCTGCGGCGATATCGCCCACAGCCGCGTCGCCCGCTCGAACCTGATCCTGCTCGGCAAGATGGAAAACCGCATCCGCCTGATCGCCCCCCCCACGCTGATGCCCGCAGGCGTGCAGGATTTCGGCTGCGAACTCTTCGACGACATGAAGAAAGGCCTCGAAGGCGCCGATGTGGTGATGATGCTCCGCCTGCAAAAGGAACGCATGGACGGCGGCTTCATCCCGTCCGAACGGGAATACTACCACCGCTACGGGCTCGACGCCGAAAAGCTCGGCTTCGCCAAGCCCGATGCCATCGTCATGCACCCCGGCCCGATGAACCGCGGGGTGGAAATCGACGGCGAGTTGGCCGATGACATCAACCGTTCGGTCATTCAGGAGCAGGTGGAAATGGGCGTCGCCGTCCGCATGGCCTGCATGGACCTTCTGGCCCGCAACCTGCGCGCCGAGCGCGGCCGCGCCCTTGCGGGTGCGATGCCATGA
- a CDS encoding uracil-DNA glycosylase — MGIDMDMSTPEGWHAALAALAWQVDLGVTEVIGDAPVNAYVLPDKTKSAAPAAAVMPVLTPAARAEAEAGQSVAAAKIAAAAAGSVEALREALAAYDYCEVKRGARNLVFAGGRIGARVLVLGEAPGREEDLEGRPFAGQAGQLFDAMFAAIGLSRESPDTATGLYALCVMPWRPPGEREPTAEELAMMRPFVERHIELAAPDLIVAMGNAPCAMLLGAKAVLRLRGNWGEALGKPVMPMVTPRHLLRNTAQKREAWADLLAIKARLAR; from the coding sequence ATGGGAATCGATATGGACATGAGCACGCCGGAAGGCTGGCACGCGGCGCTGGCGGCGCTGGCGTGGCAGGTCGATCTGGGCGTGACCGAGGTGATCGGCGATGCCCCAGTGAACGCCTATGTCCTGCCCGACAAGACCAAATCGGCAGCCCCGGCGGCGGCTGTGATGCCGGTCCTGACCCCCGCGGCGCGGGCCGAGGCCGAGGCGGGGCAATCGGTTGCGGCCGCAAAGATCGCTGCGGCTGCAGCCGGTTCGGTCGAGGCACTGCGCGAGGCTTTGGCAGCCTATGACTATTGCGAGGTGAAGCGGGGTGCGCGCAATCTGGTCTTTGCCGGCGGGCGGATCGGGGCGCGTGTACTGGTGCTGGGCGAAGCGCCGGGGCGGGAAGAAGACCTTGAAGGGCGGCCCTTTGCCGGGCAGGCGGGCCAGTTGTTCGACGCGATGTTCGCAGCCATCGGGTTGAGCCGCGAAAGCCCGGACACCGCGACCGGTCTTTATGCGCTGTGCGTGATGCCATGGCGGCCTCCGGGCGAGCGCGAGCCTACGGCCGAGGAATTGGCCATGATGCGCCCGTTTGTCGAGAGGCACATCGAATTGGCAGCCCCCGATCTGATCGTGGCGATGGGCAATGCGCCCTGTGCGATGCTTTTGGGGGCCAAGGCCGTGCTGAGGCTGCGGGGCAATTGGGGCGAGGCGCTGGGCAAGCCGGTCATGCCTATGGTGACGCCGCGGCACCTTTTGCGCAACACCGCGCAGAAGCGCGAGGCCTGGGCGGACCTGTTGGCGATCAAGGCGCGGCTGGCGCGATGA
- a CDS encoding LysE family translocator — protein MIVEPAVLLAFAGAGLALNLTPGADMMFTLGQGLRSGRRAAMAANAGIAVGGLVQTLIAACGLGALVAAHPMAFDLIRWAGVAYLLVLAVQALRAGPVSGREVALQGAGRVFVQAMVVNLLNPKVILFILALLPQFIDPARPVLAQFMVLGLVFATGGFVVNGLVGFFAGSIGQRLARSAVLARWLGRASALIFTGLAVRLAMLQRG, from the coding sequence ATGATCGTTGAACCTGCAGTCCTGCTTGCCTTTGCCGGTGCCGGTCTGGCGCTTAACCTGACGCCGGGTGCGGATATGATGTTTACGCTGGGTCAGGGCCTGCGCTCGGGGCGGCGGGCGGCCATGGCGGCCAATGCGGGGATTGCCGTGGGCGGCCTTGTTCAGACGCTGATTGCCGCCTGTGGGCTGGGGGCGCTGGTCGCGGCGCATCCGATGGCGTTCGACCTGATCCGCTGGGCGGGGGTGGCCTATCTGCTGGTGCTGGCAGTTCAAGCGCTGCGGGCGGGGCCGGTTTCGGGGCGCGAGGTGGCCTTGCAGGGGGCGGGGCGCGTCTTCGTGCAGGCAATGGTGGTGAACCTTTTGAACCCCAAGGTGATCTTGTTCATCCTTGCGCTTTTGCCGCAGTTCATCGATCCGGCGCGGCCGGTCTTGGCGCAGTTCATGGTGCTGGGCCTTGTCTTTGCGACGGGCGGGTTCGTGGTGAACGGGCTGGTCGGGTTCTTTGCCGGGTCCATCGGGCAGCGCCTGGCGCGATCGGCTGTGCTGGCGCGCTGGCTCGGGCGGGCGAGTGCCTTGATTTTCACGGGGCTGGCGGTTCGGTTGGCCATGTTGCAGCGGGGGTAG
- the moaB gene encoding molybdenum cofactor biosynthesis protein B → MSRIDESRDFIPMRIAVLTVSDTRTPADDRSGDTLVERLTGAGHVLAARGIVPDDRAVIAGRLREWIADPAVDVVLSTGGTGLTGRDVTVEAHRDVYEKEIEAFGTVFTIVSMQKIGTSAVQSRACGGVAGGTYLFALPGSPGGCRDAWDEILSLQFDYRHRPCNFVEILPRLEEHRRRK, encoded by the coding sequence ATGAGCCGGATCGACGAGAGCCGTGATTTCATACCGATGCGGATCGCGGTGTTGACGGTCAGCGACACGCGGACGCCAGCCGACGACAGATCGGGCGACACGCTGGTCGAGCGGTTGACGGGGGCGGGTCACGTGCTTGCGGCGCGGGGGATCGTGCCAGACGACCGCGCGGTGATCGCGGGTCGGTTGCGGGAGTGGATCGCTGACCCTGCGGTCGATGTGGTCTTGAGCACCGGCGGCACCGGGCTGACAGGGCGCGACGTGACGGTCGAGGCGCATCGGGACGTTTATGAGAAAGAGATCGAGGCCTTCGGGACGGTCTTTACCATCGTCTCGATGCAGAAGATCGGCACCAGCGCCGTGCAATCGCGGGCCTGTGGCGGTGTGGCGGGGGGGACCTACCTTTTCGCTCTGCCCGGATCGCCCGGCGGCTGCCGCGATGCGTGGGATGAAATCTTGAGCTTGCAGTTCGATTATCGGCACAGGCCCTGCAATTTCGTCGAGATCCTGCCGCGTCTGGAGGAGCACCGTCGCAGGAAGTGA
- a CDS encoding protein-disulfide reductase DsbD domain-containing protein has translation MMMHALSFALALCLAMPVQALTQDEVLSARMLPGWQTATGTHMAALDLKLAPGWKTYWRAPGEAGIPPSFDFSASTNLKSVRFHWPRPAVFDLNGMQTIGYHDHLVLPVEVTPLDATMPVTLRATVDLGVCKDICIPASVTLSADLSQQGETGAIRSALASVPTAAKAAGMTGIGCTVDPIADGLRLTADIGLPDPGSKEVVVFETATSGVWVSQSNSARKGALLTATSDLVPPGGTPFALDRSGVTVTVIAENSAVEINGCPAPSTTHRPRAPDFSQKNRGRSRHFLRRCSSRRGRISTKLQGLCR, from the coding sequence ATGATGATGCACGCCCTCTCCTTCGCCCTTGCCCTTTGCCTCGCCATGCCCGTGCAGGCCCTGACGCAGGACGAGGTGCTTTCTGCCCGCATGCTGCCCGGCTGGCAAACCGCAACCGGCACCCATATGGCCGCGCTCGACCTGAAACTTGCCCCCGGCTGGAAGACCTATTGGCGCGCCCCGGGCGAGGCGGGTATCCCCCCGAGCTTCGACTTTTCCGCCTCGACCAACCTCAAATCGGTTCGCTTCCATTGGCCGCGCCCTGCCGTCTTTGATCTGAACGGCATGCAGACCATCGGCTACCATGACCACCTCGTCCTGCCGGTCGAGGTGACGCCGCTCGACGCCACGATGCCCGTCACCCTGCGCGCCACGGTCGATCTTGGCGTGTGCAAGGACATCTGCATCCCCGCCTCGGTCACCCTGAGCGCCGATCTTTCGCAACAGGGCGAGACCGGCGCGATACGGTCTGCCCTCGCCTCGGTTCCCACGGCAGCCAAGGCCGCAGGCATGACCGGCATCGGCTGCACCGTCGACCCGATCGCCGACGGGTTGCGGCTGACCGCCGATATCGGCCTGCCCGATCCGGGCAGCAAGGAAGTGGTGGTGTTCGAAACCGCCACAAGCGGCGTCTGGGTCAGCCAGTCCAACTCGGCCCGCAAAGGTGCACTCCTTACCGCCACCTCGGACCTCGTCCCGCCCGGGGGAACGCCCTTTGCGCTTGACCGCTCGGGCGTCACTGTCACCGTGATAGCCGAAAACAGCGCTGTCGAGATCAACGGCTGCCCGGCCCCTAGCACCACGCATCGGCCAAGGGCGCCAGATTTTTCGCAGAAAAATCGTGGTCGAAGCCGTCACTTCCTGCGACGGTGCTCCTCCAGACGCGGCAGGATCTCGACGAAATTGCAGGGCCTGTGCCGATAA
- a CDS encoding YqgE/AlgH family protein, translating to MDDVTDLDGKLLIAMPGMGDPRFERAVILVCAHSEDGAMGLIVNKPVADLSFAGLLEQLSIPQAPEGRDIRVHLGGPVERGRGFVLHSTDYAGGPATMWIDGRYGMTATLDILEALAQGGGPARALLALGYAGWGPGQLEDEIRANGWLIGDAPDDLVFSRDDPGKWVGALKELGIDPLSLSASAGRA from the coding sequence ATGGATGACGTGACCGATCTTGACGGCAAGCTGTTGATTGCAATGCCCGGCATGGGCGATCCGCGCTTCGAGCGGGCGGTTATTCTGGTCTGCGCCCATTCCGAGGACGGGGCGATGGGGTTGATCGTCAACAAACCCGTCGCGGATCTGAGCTTTGCGGGGCTTCTGGAGCAGCTTTCCATCCCGCAGGCGCCCGAGGGGCGCGACATCCGCGTGCATCTGGGCGGTCCGGTCGAGCGGGGGCGCGGCTTTGTGCTGCATTCGACCGATTATGCGGGCGGGCCTGCGACGATGTGGATCGACGGGCGCTACGGGATGACCGCGACACTGGATATCCTGGAAGCCCTGGCGCAGGGCGGGGGGCCCGCGCGGGCGCTGCTGGCGCTAGGCTATGCGGGATGGGGGCCGGGGCAGCTCGAGGACGAGATCAGGGCCAATGGCTGGCTGATCGGGGACGCGCCGGACGATCTGGTCTTTTCGCGTGACGATCCGGGTAAATGGGTAGGCGCGCTGAAGGAGTTGGGGATCGATCCCTTGTCGCTGTCGGCAAGCGCGGGGCGGGCCTGA
- a CDS encoding aldehyde dehydrogenase family protein, translating into MTIKEIFDAMSYGPAPESNGEARAWLTKHNHAFGHFIDGAFRTPARGFSTANPATGETLATVTQGTADDVAAAVAAARRAQPKWAALSGHERAKYLYALARLTQKHARLLAVLETMDNGKPIRESRDIDLPLVARHFYYHAGLAQLAPAELPDHAPLGVVGAVIPWNFPLLMLAWKVAPALAAGNTIVLKPAEYTPLTALLFAEISREAGLPKGVLNIVTGDGETGAALVAAPVDKIAFTGSTPVGKAIRRATAGTGKALTLELGGKSPYIVFDDADIDSAIEGLVDAIWFNQGQVCCAGSRLLVQEGIAPRFHEKLKRRMDGLRIGDPLDKCIDIGAVVDPVQLATITEMVNASEGEIYRAATPLPAQGCFYPPTLITGLGSASRLMQEEIFGPVLVSMTFRTPTEAVDLANNTRFGLAATVWTENVNLALDIAPKLKAGVVWVNATNLFDAAAGFGGVRESGFGREGGWEGLMAYLRPKAKTKPLKPVVPVAEPANPEAPALDRTAKLFIGGKQARPDGGYSRPVWSAKGKLLGHAGLGNRKDIRNAVEAAHAAKGWAKASAHMRAQILFYLAENLSARAEEFARRLKDLTGASGDAEVAAAIDTLFTYAAWADKYDGAVKSVPIRGIAVAMHEPCGVIAALCPDDAPLLGLVSLMAPAIAMGNTCVLAPSDPFPLAATDLYQVFETSDLPAGVVNIVTGSHVELAKPLAGHMDVDALWSFSSSPVSKLVEEESATNLKRTWVNHGQTTAFPIKAQTILAQATEVKTIWIPYGE; encoded by the coding sequence ATGACGATCAAGGAAATCTTCGACGCCATGTCCTACGGCCCCGCCCCCGAATCGAACGGCGAGGCCCGCGCATGGCTTACCAAGCACAACCACGCCTTCGGCCATTTCATCGACGGCGCGTTCCGCACCCCCGCGCGGGGCTTTTCGACCGCCAACCCCGCCACGGGCGAAACCCTCGCCACCGTCACCCAAGGCACCGCCGATGACGTAGCCGCCGCAGTCGCCGCCGCCCGCCGCGCCCAGCCGAAATGGGCAGCACTCTCGGGACACGAACGCGCGAAATACCTCTACGCGCTGGCCCGCCTGACCCAGAAACACGCCCGCCTGCTGGCGGTTCTGGAAACCATGGACAACGGCAAACCCATCCGCGAATCGCGCGACATCGACCTGCCCCTCGTCGCCCGCCATTTCTACTACCACGCGGGGCTTGCCCAACTCGCCCCCGCCGAACTGCCCGACCACGCCCCCCTTGGCGTGGTGGGCGCGGTGATCCCGTGGAACTTCCCGCTCCTGATGCTGGCATGGAAGGTCGCCCCCGCCCTTGCGGCAGGCAATACCATCGTCCTCAAACCCGCCGAATACACCCCCCTGACCGCGCTGCTGTTTGCCGAAATCAGCCGCGAGGCGGGCCTGCCAAAAGGTGTTTTGAACATCGTCACAGGTGACGGTGAAACCGGCGCCGCCCTCGTCGCGGCCCCCGTCGACAAGATCGCCTTTACCGGCTCTACCCCCGTGGGCAAGGCGATCCGCCGCGCCACCGCCGGCACGGGCAAGGCGCTGACGCTCGAACTCGGCGGCAAATCCCCCTACATCGTCTTCGACGACGCCGATATCGACAGCGCCATCGAAGGCCTCGTCGACGCCATCTGGTTCAATCAGGGTCAGGTCTGCTGCGCCGGTTCGCGCCTTCTGGTGCAGGAAGGCATCGCCCCCCGCTTCCACGAAAAGCTGAAACGCCGGATGGATGGCCTCCGCATTGGCGACCCCTTGGACAAATGCATCGACATCGGCGCAGTGGTCGACCCCGTCCAGCTTGCCACCATCACCGAGATGGTCAACGCAAGCGAAGGCGAAATCTACCGCGCGGCCACCCCCCTTCCCGCGCAGGGCTGCTTCTATCCGCCCACTCTCATCACCGGCCTCGGCAGCGCCTCGCGCCTGATGCAGGAAGAAATCTTCGGCCCCGTCCTCGTGTCGATGACCTTCCGCACCCCGACCGAGGCGGTCGACCTCGCCAACAACACCCGCTTCGGCCTTGCTGCCACGGTCTGGACCGAAAACGTCAACCTCGCCCTCGACATCGCGCCCAAGCTGAAGGCGGGCGTGGTCTGGGTCAACGCCACCAACCTCTTTGACGCGGCGGCAGGTTTTGGCGGGGTACGCGAAAGCGGCTTCGGCCGCGAAGGCGGCTGGGAAGGGCTGATGGCCTACCTCAGGCCCAAGGCCAAGACCAAGCCCCTCAAACCCGTGGTCCCCGTCGCGGAACCCGCAAACCCCGAAGCCCCTGCGCTCGACCGCACGGCCAAACTGTTCATCGGCGGCAAACAGGCCCGCCCCGATGGCGGCTACTCTCGCCCCGTCTGGTCGGCCAAGGGCAAACTCCTCGGCCACGCAGGCCTTGGCAACCGCAAGGACATCAGGAACGCGGTCGAAGCCGCCCATGCCGCCAAAGGCTGGGCCAAAGCATCCGCCCACATGCGCGCACAAATCCTGTTCTACTTGGCCGAGAACCTTTCAGCCCGCGCCGAAGAATTCGCCCGCCGCCTGAAAGACCTGACCGGCGCTTCGGGCGATGCCGAGGTCGCAGCCGCAATCGACACGCTGTTCACCTATGCGGCATGGGCCGACAAATACGACGGCGCGGTGAAATCGGTGCCGATCCGCGGCATAGCTGTCGCCATGCACGAACCCTGCGGCGTCATCGCCGCCCTCTGCCCCGATGACGCACCGCTGCTCGGCCTCGTCTCGCTCATGGCTCCCGCGATCGCCATGGGCAACACCTGCGTCCTTGCCCCCTCCGACCCATTCCCGCTGGCCGCGACCGACCTCTATCAGGTCTTCGAGACCTCCGACCTGCCCGCAGGCGTGGTGAACATCGTCACCGGCAGCCACGTCGAACTGGCCAAACCGCTGGCTGGCCACATGGACGTCGACGCGCTCTGGTCCTTCTCCTCGTCCCCTGTCTCGAAACTGGTCGAAGAGGAAAGTGCCACCAACCTCAAGCGGACATGGGTCAACCATGGCCAGACAACCGCTTTCCCGATCAAGGCCCAAACCATCCTCGCCCAGGCGACCGAGGTGAAAACCATCTGGATCCCCTACGGCGAATGA
- the deoC gene encoding deoxyribose-phosphate aldolase produces MEYGVTTLAPAKTQLPQVTHARNPGMALDLDWVASVQANTSAIERRAASLGGRRSVKKDYQAAWLCKAVSLIDLTTLSGDDTWGRVERLCAKARQPVSPWVLEKLGMTGLTVGAVCVYHDMVETAVRALEGTSIPVAAVSTGFPAGLSPFHLRIAEIGESVRAGAKEIDIVISRRHVLTQNWQALYDEMREMREACGDAHVKAILATGELGTLRNVARASLVCMMAGADFIKTSTGKEPVNATLPVSLVMIRAIRDYQDRTGIKVGYKPAGGIAKAKDALLYLSLLKDELGHPWLQPDLFRFGASSLLGDIERQLEHHLTGHYSAANRHAMG; encoded by the coding sequence ATGGAATACGGCGTGACCACACTTGCCCCCGCTAAAACGCAGCTGCCCCAAGTCACCCATGCCCGCAATCCGGGCATGGCGCTTGACCTTGACTGGGTCGCTTCGGTGCAGGCCAACACCTCGGCCATCGAACGCCGCGCCGCCAGCTTGGGCGGCCGCCGCTCGGTAAAAAAAGACTATCAGGCCGCGTGGCTGTGCAAGGCCGTATCGCTGATCGACCTGACCACGCTGTCGGGCGATGACACATGGGGCCGTGTCGAACGGCTTTGCGCCAAGGCCCGCCAGCCGGTTTCGCCTTGGGTTCTGGAAAAGCTCGGGATGACCGGCCTGACCGTGGGCGCGGTCTGCGTCTATCACGACATGGTCGAAACCGCCGTCCGCGCGCTCGAAGGCACGAGCATCCCCGTCGCCGCCGTCTCGACCGGCTTTCCCGCGGGCCTATCGCCCTTTCACCTCCGCATCGCGGAAATCGGCGAAAGCGTCCGCGCAGGCGCGAAAGAAATCGACATCGTCATCTCGCGCCGCCATGTGCTGACGCAAAACTGGCAGGCCCTCTACGACGAAATGCGCGAAATGCGCGAAGCCTGCGGTGACGCGCATGTCAAAGCGATCCTCGCCACAGGCGAACTCGGCACGCTCCGCAACGTCGCCCGCGCCAGCCTCGTCTGCATGATGGCAGGCGCCGATTTCATCAAGACCTCGACCGGCAAGGAACCCGTCAACGCCACCCTGCCCGTGTCGCTGGTGATGATCCGCGCGATCCGCGACTACCAAGACCGCACCGGCATAAAGGTCGGCTACAAACCCGCAGGCGGCATCGCCAAGGCCAAAGACGCGCTGCTTTACCTTTCGCTGCTAAAAGACGAACTCGGCCACCCGTGGCTGCAACCCGACCTCTTCCGCTTCGGCGCCTCGTCCCTTCTGGGCGACATCGAACGCCAGCTTGAACACCACTTGACCGGCCACTACTCCGCCGCCAACCGCCACGCGATGGGTTAA
- a CDS encoding cation:proton antiporter encodes MTYVLAALLVIAGAFGLIGSYGLIRLKDGMQRLHAPTKASTVGLGAALLASMLHGIGLGGFSWQEIIVMVFIFVTAPITANYLSKTHLWSGRYAPPPAAPTVLGRHSIPRSTTNSPTCPSATHKPDRLVKYRRRQGLQPRRPPCILSPSKGKAPEAWNTA; translated from the coding sequence ATGACCTATGTCCTCGCAGCCCTTCTCGTCATCGCCGGAGCCTTCGGCCTGATCGGCAGCTACGGCCTGATCCGGCTGAAAGACGGCATGCAACGCCTGCACGCACCGACCAAGGCTTCGACCGTCGGCCTCGGCGCGGCACTGCTTGCCTCGATGCTGCACGGCATCGGCCTCGGCGGCTTCAGCTGGCAAGAGATCATCGTGATGGTCTTCATCTTCGTCACAGCCCCCATCACCGCCAATTACCTGTCCAAAACCCACCTCTGGTCTGGCCGCTACGCCCCGCCCCCAGCGGCACCGACCGTCCTTGGGCGACATTCGATCCCACGCTCGACGACGAACAGCCCAACCTGCCCAAGCGCGACGCATAAACCTGACCGTTTGGTCAAATATCGCCGCCGGCAGGGCTTGCAACCCCGCCGCCCCCCGTGCATCCTTTCCCCGTCCAAAGGGAAGGCCCCTGAAGCATGGAATACGGCGTGA